Genomic window (Arcobacter sp. F2176):
GGCTAAAAATAGCCATAATTGCCAAAATATTACAGGTAAAGATAAAATAAAACCACTAAAAAAAGCGACTTTTAAAGCTGTAAAAAATGTTTCTTGAATCTCTACTGCAACCATTTGTGATTTTGCAGGAAGAACAGCTTCTATTGGAACCATCATCCAATTTAAAATTGGTTCATAAAATGTAAAACAAGCAAAAAATGCAACAACTAAAGTTAACACTGAAATTATTAATCTTTTTCTAAGATCAGCAATATGGGGTTTTAAGTCTTCAAACATTAGGCTTTATCCCCTTCTTTTTCTTTTATTTCTTTTTTAATTTTAAATTTATCACTTGGTTTTATCTCAGAAGTAGTTTCTTTATCTTCTTCTTCAACTTTTTTTATTTCTTCTATTTTATCTTCTACTTTTTCATCTTTAAATGATACTTTTTTAGATTTTTTATTATCTTTATCATTTTTATCATCTTTTAAAATATCTTTCACACCTAAATCAAAATCATCAAACTTTG
Coding sequences:
- the tatB gene encoding Sec-independent protein translocase protein TatB, which gives rise to MFGMGFMEIMLIAIIAIIALGPEKLPDAMVSVARFFKKFKSGLEDAKSTLDNELNISDMKEEANKFRNQIEDAKSSVTKFDDFDLGVKDILKDDKNDKDNKKSKKVSFKDEKVEDKIEEIKKVEEEDKETTSEIKPSDKFKIKKEIKEKEGDKA